A portion of the Clostridium gelidum genome contains these proteins:
- a CDS encoding spore germination protein, whose protein sequence is MNVTYDCKQNIELIHSHLAIDKSFDIVERTFVVGGHDAVLYFLNGFIKDNIMEDILRSFFKISPETMNSYITIDDFMNHEIPHVSIERQSDLEKIIHALLTGQTIMFVGGYDSFIVLDLRTYPGTDSSKPEKEKTLRGGRDAFIEKLVFNSAFIRRRIRDPRLVFEMHSVGDISKTDVCLAYIDGVSDPKVHDLIVNSLSELDIKALTLGDQSLVDIMCKKNWLNPFPKVRYTERPDVAAAHIVEGKIIVIVDNSPNVMILPTGLFDFLQDVNDYYFPVFTGNYLRIIRNLTLLSTILITPLYLLFVNGNVFLPPFFDFLKPQDYFAIPMAIQFIILEFAVDVLKLAGLNTPSPLGSSLSLIGGLILGEYAIKTGWFTTQSILYMAIVTLGDFTQPSLEMTFAIKFSRMTLLVLCAIFGFWGFIGGIILLLIIMGTTKTVAGDKYFYPLVPFNWKKLKNLLFRTRISKDVQ, encoded by the coding sequence TTGAATGTCACATATGATTGCAAACAAAATATTGAGCTAATTCATTCACATTTAGCAATAGACAAAAGTTTCGATATTGTTGAAAGAACATTTGTAGTAGGCGGACATGATGCTGTCCTATATTTCCTGAATGGTTTTATTAAAGACAACATCATGGAAGATATATTAAGATCATTTTTTAAAATATCTCCTGAAACTATGAATTCATATATAACTATTGATGATTTTATGAATCATGAAATTCCTCATGTATCTATTGAAAGACAAAGTGATTTAGAAAAAATTATACATGCATTATTAACTGGTCAAACAATAATGTTTGTTGGTGGTTATGATTCATTTATAGTTCTTGATTTGCGTACTTATCCAGGAACAGATTCATCAAAACCCGAAAAAGAAAAAACTTTAAGAGGTGGAAGAGATGCCTTTATAGAAAAATTAGTTTTTAATTCTGCCTTTATAAGAAGAAGAATACGTGATCCTAGATTAGTTTTTGAAATGCATTCAGTTGGTGATATTTCAAAAACAGATGTGTGTCTTGCGTACATTGATGGAGTTTCAGATCCTAAAGTCCATGATTTAATAGTTAATAGTTTGTCAGAATTAGATATAAAAGCCTTAACTCTTGGCGATCAAAGTTTAGTTGATATTATGTGCAAAAAAAATTGGCTTAATCCATTTCCCAAGGTAAGATATACGGAAAGACCTGATGTAGCTGCTGCACATATAGTTGAAGGAAAAATAATAGTAATTGTAGATAATTCTCCAAATGTTATGATTCTTCCAACTGGACTTTTCGATTTTTTACAAGATGTTAATGATTATTATTTCCCAGTATTTACAGGAAATTATTTAAGGATTATTAGAAATTTAACATTATTATCAACTATTCTAATTACGCCTCTTTATTTACTTTTTGTAAACGGTAATGTTTTTTTGCCACCGTTTTTTGATTTTTTAAAACCACAAGACTACTTTGCTATTCCTATGGCAATTCAATTCATAATTTTAGAATTTGCTGTAGATGTGTTAAAATTAGCAGGTTTAAATACTCCCAGTCCACTTGGAAGTTCACTTTCTTTAATTGGAGGTTTAATTCTTGGTGAATATGCAATAAAGACAGGTTGGTTTACAACTCAGTCTATATTATATATGGCTATAGTAACTCTTGGAGATTTCACTCAACCTAGTTTAGAAATGACTTTTGCAATTAAATTTTCAAGAATGACATTATTAGTACTTTGTGCAATATTTGGATTTTGGGGATTTATAGGCGGTATTATACTTTTACTTATAATCATGGGAACTACTAAAACAGTAGCAGGAGATAAGTACTTCTATCCATTAGTACCATTCAATTGGAAAAAGCTCAAAAATTTATTATTCAGAACAAGAATCTCAAAAGATGTTCAATAA
- a CDS encoding CvfB family protein gives MMIVGEYNQLKVSKKVEFGYYLEDDFGDEVLLPNSATKGHEIKVGDRLEVFIYRDSKDRLISTLKKPLLTVGKIGYLEVVTQNNIGAFVNIGLERDLFIPLREQSFNIKEGKKYLFGMYVDKTDRLAGTTRIDSYMEIAEEGTYKSSDEISAIVYDTCENGTLNVMVDGKYRGLILANEHFEYIHPGEEIQARVKIIYEDGTLGITTRKKRLDEREILTDKILKYLKENGGFMPFNDKSSSEDIKKEFNTSKNYFKMTLGGLMKQKIITQDKEGTRIL, from the coding sequence ATGATGATAGTTGGAGAATACAATCAATTAAAAGTGAGCAAAAAGGTAGAATTTGGATATTACCTTGAGGATGATTTTGGTGACGAAGTTTTACTTCCAAATAGTGCAACAAAGGGACATGAAATTAAAGTGGGAGATAGATTAGAGGTGTTTATTTACAGAGACTCTAAAGATAGACTAATTTCAACTTTAAAAAAGCCACTTTTAACAGTAGGTAAAATTGGTTATTTGGAAGTTGTGACTCAAAATAATATTGGAGCATTTGTAAATATTGGACTTGAAAGAGACTTGTTTATTCCACTTAGAGAGCAAAGTTTTAATATTAAAGAAGGCAAAAAATATTTATTTGGTATGTATGTAGATAAAACTGATAGATTAGCTGGTACAACAAGAATAGATTCATACATGGAGATAGCAGAAGAAGGCACGTATAAGTCTTCAGATGAGATTAGTGCAATAGTTTATGATACATGTGAAAATGGTACGTTAAATGTAATGGTTGATGGGAAATATAGAGGATTAATATTAGCAAATGAGCATTTTGAATATATACACCCAGGTGAAGAAATACAAGCAAGAGTTAAGATAATTTATGAAGATGGTACTCTTGGAATAACAACAAGAAAAAAAAGATTAGATGAAAGAGAAATATTAACAGATAAAATACTTAAGTATTTAAAAGAAAATGGAGGATTTATGCCATTCAATGATAAATCTTCTTCAGAAGATATAAAAAAAGAATTTAATACAAGTAAAAATTACTTTAAAATGACTCTTGGTGGATTAATGAAGCAAAAAATAATAACACAAGATAAAGAAGGAACCAGAATTCTTTAA
- a CDS encoding gamma carbonic anhydrase family protein, with amino-acid sequence MIKNFIDKKPTFEEEVYIAETAVIIGDVTLKRNTNIWFGAVLRGDVESIVIGENTNIQENSIVHVDENNKVEVGNGCTIGHGVIVHGCKIGDNTLIGMGAIILNGAQIGNNTIVGAGSLITQNKKFDDGVLIIGNPAKVVRRLTDGEIENNKKSCLNYIELSKRIRV; translated from the coding sequence ATGATAAAAAATTTTATAGATAAGAAACCTACTTTTGAAGAAGAAGTTTATATTGCAGAAACTGCAGTAATTATTGGAGATGTCACATTAAAAAGAAATACAAACATTTGGTTTGGTGCTGTTCTTAGAGGAGACGTAGAAAGCATAGTTATAGGAGAAAATACTAATATTCAAGAAAATTCTATAGTACATGTAGACGAAAATAATAAAGTAGAAGTTGGGAATGGATGTACAATTGGACATGGAGTAATAGTCCATGGATGCAAGATTGGAGATAATACTTTAATTGGTATGGGTGCTATAATATTAAATGGAGCTCAAATAGGCAATAATACTATTGTAGGAGCAGGTAGTTTAATAACCCAGAATAAAAAATTTGATGATGGAGTTCTAATTATTGGAAACCCTGCTAAGGTAGTGAGAAGATTAACAGATGGAGAAATTGAGAATAATAAAAAATCTTGTTTAAATTATATAGAACTAAGCAAAAGAATTAGAGTGTAG
- a CDS encoding CehA/McbA family metallohydrolase gives MGKKKSTKTNFIIDDLNFYYGIPHAHCEFSTGRGTPIEAFDYARHAGLDFLILTDHNNYLTKTVQIKGTELSKWDTARHLASRYNKKHENFLALIGFESKTNPFGDINVINSNKFFTGTVTNLQLLVLWMLNNPTACVSINHPHKTIEYLEYNPILNKLITSIEVGNGSSPNKYLRYEKYYYYLLNNGWKLGAINGQDNHKLNFGDDENLTCVIADELTSTSLVDAFRNRHTYSTESRTLIMYFTINDNFMGDVIPSENEDLQFSIFAHDPVHKIVEIDIISTGGIVVKKITNLNLNKVKYLYNHESIKNELWYIIKITLDNHKIAISSPIFID, from the coding sequence TTGGGTAAAAAAAAATCAACTAAAACCAACTTTATTATAGATGATTTGAATTTCTATTACGGCATCCCTCATGCTCACTGTGAATTTTCAACAGGACGTGGTACTCCCATTGAAGCTTTTGATTATGCAAGGCATGCTGGTCTAGATTTTCTAATTTTAACAGATCATAATAATTATCTAACTAAGACTGTACAAATAAAAGGAACTGAATTAAGTAAGTGGGATACAGCTAGACATTTAGCTTCACGCTATAATAAAAAACATGAAAATTTTTTAGCCTTAATAGGCTTTGAAAGTAAAACTAATCCATTTGGAGATATTAATGTAATAAATTCTAATAAGTTCTTCACAGGCACAGTAACTAATCTTCAATTATTAGTTCTTTGGATGCTTAACAACCCTACTGCATGCGTTTCAATTAACCATCCACATAAGACAATAGAATATTTAGAATATAACCCTATTTTAAATAAATTAATCACTTCTATAGAAGTTGGAAATGGTTCTTCTCCTAACAAATATTTAAGATATGAAAAATATTATTATTACTTACTTAATAATGGTTGGAAATTAGGTGCTATAAACGGTCAAGACAATCACAAATTAAATTTCGGTGACGATGAAAACTTAACATGTGTAATTGCTGATGAACTCACAAGCACTTCATTAGTTGATGCTTTCAGAAATCGCCACACATATTCAACTGAATCTAGAACTTTAATTATGTATTTTACAATAAATGATAATTTCATGGGTGATGTAATTCCATCAGAAAATGAAGACTTACAATTTTCAATCTTTGCTCATGATCCGGTTCATAAAATAGTAGAAATTGATATTATTTCTACTGGTGGGATAGTAGTAAAAAAAATAACTAATTTGAACTTAAATAAAGTAAAATATCTATATAATCATGAATCTATAAAAAATGAATTGTGGTATATAATAAAAATAACCTTAGATAATCATAAAATTGCCATAAGCTCCCCTATCTTTATAGATTAA
- a CDS encoding Lrp/AsnC ligand binding domain-containing protein, translating into MALVSNNHLDELDLQILDLLVKDCRTPYLEIARICHVSGGTIHVRMKKMEDMGIIKGSRIILNLPKLGYDVCCFVGIYVGKTSSFNAVFDEMSTINEVVELHLTTGNYSMFAKIVCTNISDLQDVLLNKINNIDGIERTDTFVSLSQPIDRNISL; encoded by the coding sequence ATGGCTTTAGTTTCAAATAATCATTTAGATGAATTAGACTTACAAATATTAGACCTATTAGTGAAAGATTGTAGAACTCCCTATTTAGAAATCGCAAGAATATGTCATGTAAGTGGTGGTACTATTCACGTAAGAATGAAAAAAATGGAGGATATGGGAATAATAAAAGGTTCTCGAATAATTTTAAATCTTCCAAAATTAGGATATGACGTATGTTGTTTTGTTGGAATATATGTTGGTAAAACATCTTCTTTTAATGCTGTATTTGATGAAATGTCCACTATAAACGAAGTTGTGGAGTTACATTTAACTACAGGTAACTATTCTATGTTTGCAAAAATAGTTTGTACTAATATTTCAGATTTACAAGATGTATTACTTAATAAGATAAATAATATTGATGGAATAGAACGAACTGACACATTTGTTTCTTTATCTCAACCTATAGATAGAAACATTTCCTTATAA
- a CDS encoding putative ABC transporter permease encodes MHTIVNFNFYNLIYFFTFYSFGGWCIEVLYYFKNEHKFVNRGFLYGPFCPIYGCGAVSLVVFLDNYKNNIFILFFLAVLLTSILEYFTGFILEKAFKTKWWDYTDDPFNIHGRVCLLYSLMWGVGEVVIIRIIHPILNDIVTNIPSILGDIVLSVIVIYFIFDFCFTLASLMQFDKMFYAFQFVPVNFLFEKPGILLSSTREKAIDKIRTFESLLGKFKFNFNNKNSRYNFSYRSYNQLNNIFKSLKDKLKKD; translated from the coding sequence TTGCATACAATAGTGAATTTTAATTTTTATAATTTAATATATTTCTTTACATTTTATTCCTTTGGTGGTTGGTGCATTGAAGTTTTATATTATTTTAAAAATGAACATAAGTTTGTTAATCGAGGATTTTTATATGGTCCTTTTTGCCCAATATATGGTTGTGGAGCTGTATCTCTTGTAGTATTTTTAGATAACTATAAGAATAATATATTTATACTATTTTTCTTAGCAGTTTTATTAACTTCAATTTTAGAGTATTTTACAGGATTTATATTAGAAAAAGCTTTTAAAACTAAATGGTGGGATTATACTGATGATCCATTTAATATACACGGACGCGTTTGTTTACTTTATTCTTTAATGTGGGGTGTTGGTGAAGTTGTTATAATAAGAATCATACATCCTATTCTTAATGATATAGTTACGAATATTCCATCAATATTAGGCGATATAGTCCTCTCTGTCATTGTTATTTATTTTATTTTTGATTTTTGTTTTACTTTAGCTTCTTTAATGCAATTTGATAAAATGTTCTATGCATTTCAGTTTGTACCAGTTAATTTTTTGTTTGAAAAACCTGGTATATTATTATCTTCTACAAGAGAAAAAGCTATAGATAAAATTAGAACTTTTGAATCTCTTCTTGGTAAATTCAAATTTAATTTTAATAATAAAAACTCAAGATACAATTTTTCATATCGTTCATATAACCAATTGAATAATATATTTAAATCTTTAAAAGACAAGTTAAAAAAGGATTGA
- a CDS encoding phosphoenolpyruvate carboxykinase (ATP) has protein sequence MKKEFSMSNDKVMINFTAKYCNSFECILESDGFRRILEVYLKRAKKRKSLSYRYLNETLETDSLLDIRRDLTVIIKYLTVMSVEEVVEISVAYSKLLDDRDEFIAFIEDLYLFWRKLERYTIVHRYKVQDGLAAVSFTEANANFSTLILKLYRKIEQHVTGYQPKVYRQIPAGGNACIMIHGMEWVRPNGYEILDEVPFIDHILLETPFITYPKKNTRDGMFAEVKYNPLKYAQINKEHWFCYPAKIGGLIAFIYFHRDFMEHGVSLCNLFEMARSEETRGRKPDIIYVFGAKDDGEELKTVFYDDIQNDIMLGYVSHSEKIDYFGYIKKMTLTLYNLIMIKRDFLPIHGSMVNIILKSGDEANVVIMGDSGAGKSESLEAFRSLSEDYISDMTIIFDDMGTFKLEEGIIKGYGTEIGAFVRLDDLDQGYAFKEMDRSIFMNPDKINARLVVPVASYKEISKGHRVDFFFYANNYEGVESGGKYLNYFKNPEEAIKVFKSGARMAKGTTTETGLVESFFANPFGPAQKQDETNALIEKYFKTMFEKGQVKVGQIRTCLGVKGQEKDGPRNAAIELFDEIKKMK, from the coding sequence ATGAAAAAAGAATTTTCCATGAGTAATGACAAAGTGATGATAAATTTTACAGCAAAGTACTGTAATAGTTTTGAGTGTATATTAGAAAGTGATGGATTTAGACGAATTTTAGAGGTTTATTTAAAAAGAGCTAAAAAGAGAAAATCACTATCGTATAGATACTTAAATGAAACATTAGAAACCGATAGTCTTCTGGATATTAGAAGAGATTTAACAGTGATCATAAAATATTTAACAGTTATGAGTGTGGAAGAAGTTGTAGAAATTAGTGTAGCATATTCAAAATTATTAGACGATAGAGATGAATTTATAGCATTTATAGAAGACTTATATTTATTTTGGAGAAAACTTGAAAGATATACTATAGTTCATAGATATAAAGTTCAAGATGGACTTGCTGCTGTTAGTTTTACAGAAGCAAATGCTAATTTCTCTACATTAATTTTAAAGTTATATAGAAAAATTGAACAACATGTTACAGGATATCAACCCAAAGTTTATAGACAAATACCTGCAGGTGGAAATGCTTGCATTATGATTCATGGAATGGAATGGGTAAGACCAAATGGTTATGAAATATTGGATGAAGTTCCATTTATAGATCATATTCTTCTAGAAACACCATTCATTACTTATCCTAAAAAAAATACAAGAGATGGTATGTTTGCAGAAGTAAAATATAATCCATTAAAATATGCTCAAATAAATAAGGAACATTGGTTTTGCTATCCAGCTAAAATAGGAGGATTAATTGCTTTTATTTATTTTCATAGAGATTTTATGGAACATGGAGTAAGTTTATGTAATTTATTTGAAATGGCAAGAAGTGAGGAGACAAGAGGTAGAAAGCCAGACATTATTTATGTCTTTGGAGCTAAGGATGATGGTGAAGAACTAAAAACAGTATTTTATGATGATATTCAAAATGATATAATGCTTGGATATGTAAGTCATTCTGAAAAAATTGATTATTTTGGTTATATAAAGAAGATGACGCTAACACTTTATAATTTAATTATGATAAAAAGAGACTTTCTACCAATACATGGATCAATGGTAAATATTATTCTTAAAAGTGGTGATGAAGCTAATGTCGTTATTATGGGGGATAGTGGGGCAGGTAAATCTGAAAGCTTAGAGGCCTTTAGAAGTTTAAGTGAAGACTATATTTCAGATATGACAATTATCTTTGATGATATGGGTACATTTAAATTAGAAGAGGGGATAATTAAAGGATATGGAACTGAAATTGGTGCTTTCGTTAGGTTAGATGATTTAGATCAAGGATATGCATTTAAAGAAATGGATAGAAGTATATTCATGAATCCGGATAAGATTAATGCAAGATTGGTTGTGCCAGTAGCATCATACAAAGAAATATCTAAAGGGCATAGAGTAGATTTCTTCTTTTATGCTAATAACTATGAAGGTGTTGAAAGTGGAGGGAAATATTTAAATTACTTTAAGAATCCAGAGGAGGCAATAAAAGTATTTAAATCAGGTGCTAGAATGGCTAAAGGAACTACTACTGAAACTGGACTCGTGGAATCGTTTTTTGCAAATCCTTTTGGACCAGCTCAAAAACAAGATGAAACTAATGCTCTTATTGAGAAATACTTTAAAACTATGTTCGAAAAAGGACAAGTTAAAGTTGGACAAATTAGAACTTGTTTAGGAGTAAAAGGTCAGGAAAAAGATGGTCCGAGGAATGCAGCAATAGAATTGTTTGATGAAATAAAGAAAATGAAATAA
- a CDS encoding ComEC/Rec2 family competence protein: MIKNYLRKKYLFLVLLAILISSLTIGCNLFAPNSNKNTQIDSNKMLVHYIDVGQGDSILIQVNNKNLLIDAGPNSDKKKLLNYLSALNLETLDYVIATHPHEDHIGNMDNVINDYNVLAFYSPKVQSTTKAFEKMVESLKSKNLKINVIKKGTDSIDLGENTKVTVFSPNKDYYEDLNNYSPVIKIEYGKTSFLFTGDAQKDVEKEILATNEDISADVLKVGHHGSSTSTTNDFLKKVNPSLGVISVGQDNTYNHPNDGTIKRLNDNKVTIYRTDKDGTVILSSDGSKITKK; the protein is encoded by the coding sequence ATGATTAAAAATTATCTTAGAAAAAAATATTTGTTTCTAGTTTTGCTAGCTATACTAATTTCATCGTTAACAATAGGTTGCAATCTTTTTGCACCCAATTCTAATAAAAATACCCAAATTGATTCCAATAAAATGCTTGTACATTATATAGATGTAGGTCAAGGAGACTCTATTCTCATTCAGGTAAATAATAAGAATCTCTTAATAGATGCAGGACCTAATTCTGATAAAAAGAAGCTTTTAAATTACTTATCTGCTTTAAACTTAGAAACATTAGATTATGTCATTGCAACTCATCCCCATGAAGACCATATTGGTAACATGGATAATGTAATAAATGATTATAATGTTTTAGCTTTTTACTCACCAAAGGTTCAATCTACAACAAAGGCCTTTGAAAAAATGGTTGAATCATTAAAATCTAAGAATTTGAAAATAAATGTAATAAAGAAAGGTACAGATTCTATTGATTTAGGTGAAAATACTAAAGTTACAGTGTTCTCTCCTAATAAAGATTATTACGAGGATTTGAATAATTATTCCCCAGTTATAAAAATTGAATATGGAAAAACTTCATTTTTATTTACTGGAGATGCTCAAAAAGATGTTGAAAAAGAAATTTTGGCTACCAATGAAGATATTAGTGCTGATGTCCTTAAGGTTGGTCATCACGGCTCATCAACTTCTACTACTAACGATTTCCTAAAGAAAGTAAATCCATCACTAGGAGTAATTTCTGTAGGCCAAGATAATACCTATAATCATCCAAATGATGGCACTATTAAGCGTTTAAATGATAATAAAGTAACTATATATAGAACGGATAAAGATGGAACTGTAATACTATCCTCTGATGGCTCAAAGATAACAAAAAAATAA
- a CDS encoding HIT family protein, with product MKNKDCVFCKIVNKEEPSNIIYEDKLVCCFLDIDPINEGHVLIVPKEHYHDIDDLDDETLLRITKLSAKLTKVIKKAFNPDGYTIMQNGGLFTDFGHYHMHVFPRYIDDEFGWTCKNIDNKKSFDVVKENLKVILQEL from the coding sequence ATGAAAAATAAAGATTGCGTGTTTTGTAAAATAGTAAACAAGGAAGAACCTTCAAATATTATTTATGAAGATAAACTTGTGTGTTGTTTTTTAGATATAGACCCTATAAATGAAGGGCATGTATTGATAGTACCTAAAGAACATTACCATGATATTGATGATTTAGATGATGAAACTTTATTAAGAATTACAAAGTTATCTGCAAAACTTACCAAGGTCATAAAAAAAGCATTTAATCCTGATGGATATACAATTATGCAAAATGGAGGGCTATTTACTGATTTTGGGCATTATCATATGCATGTATTTCCAAGGTATATAGATGATGAATTTGGATGGACTTGCAAAAATATTGATAATAAAAAGAGTTTCGATGTTGTAAAAGAAAATTTAAAAGTAATATTACAAGAACTATAA
- the gltX gene encoding glutamate--tRNA ligase, with protein MNFGKIAEMIFNNVEHTTEYYIEKYPKRNLKEGARVTRYAPSPTGFQHIGGIFAALINERLASQSEGVFYLRIEDTDQKREVEGAIDDTIATMHNFGMDFNEGMTGQETSKGEYAPYRQSQRADIYNTFAKDLLKKGLAYPCFCTPEELAELRERQIANKITPGYYGEYAKFRNITEEEAIKRIENGEQYIIRLKSPGTPEKRVEFHDLIKGDISFPENNQDIVLIKGDGLPTYHFAHAIDDFLMRTTDVIRGEEWLSSLPIHVQLFEVLGFEAPRYAHIPTIMKQDGGSKRKLSKRKDPEAAVSYYKEVGFPTITVIEYLLNIVNSTFEEWRAENLKADYHEFEVHLEKMGKSGALFDLIKLNDVAKDRIAVMKASDVYENYIAWAKQFDEDMYKLVTENETMTKEMFNIDKEGPKPRKDFAKWDEVKDKVFYFFDELFVKETVEQIELPKGVTLESSKAVVETYKNEFNFNVESQEAWFDDLKEIGLRLGYCANRKDFKANPDQYKGMISDVAGAVRAALTHRTNSPDIYTIMQIIGEENTRSRFDKFLSL; from the coding sequence ATGAATTTTGGAAAAATAGCAGAGATGATATTTAATAATGTTGAGCATACTACTGAATATTATATTGAAAAATATCCAAAGAGAAATCTTAAAGAAGGTGCAAGGGTTACAAGATATGCACCAAGTCCAACTGGATTCCAACATATAGGTGGAATATTTGCTGCATTAATAAATGAAAGATTAGCAAGTCAAAGTGAAGGTGTTTTTTATTTAAGAATAGAAGATACTGACCAAAAAAGAGAAGTTGAAGGTGCAATAGATGATACTATAGCAACTATGCATAACTTTGGTATGGATTTTAATGAAGGTATGACAGGTCAAGAAACGTCTAAAGGTGAATATGCCCCATATAGACAAAGTCAAAGAGCTGATATATATAATACTTTTGCAAAAGATTTACTAAAAAAAGGTTTAGCTTATCCATGCTTCTGCACTCCAGAAGAATTAGCCGAACTCCGTGAAAGACAAATAGCTAACAAAATAACTCCAGGTTACTATGGAGAATATGCTAAGTTTAGAAATATAACTGAAGAAGAAGCTATAAAAAGAATTGAAAATGGAGAGCAATATATAATAAGATTAAAATCACCAGGAACTCCAGAAAAGAGAGTTGAATTCCATGATTTAATAAAGGGTGATATATCATTTCCAGAAAATAATCAAGATATAGTACTTATTAAGGGTGATGGACTTCCAACATATCACTTTGCACATGCAATAGATGATTTCTTAATGAGAACTACTGATGTAATAAGAGGAGAAGAATGGTTATCTTCACTTCCTATACACGTTCAATTATTTGAAGTTTTAGGTTTTGAAGCTCCAAGATATGCTCATATCCCAACAATAATGAAACAAGACGGAGGATCAAAAAGAAAGCTTTCAAAAAGAAAAGATCCAGAAGCTGCCGTTTCATATTATAAGGAAGTTGGATTCCCAACAATAACAGTAATTGAATATTTACTTAATATAGTCAACTCTACTTTTGAAGAATGGAGAGCCGAAAACCTAAAAGCTGATTATCATGAATTTGAAGTTCATTTAGAAAAGATGGGTAAAAGTGGAGCGTTATTTGACTTAATTAAATTAAATGACGTAGCTAAAGATCGTATAGCTGTTATGAAAGCTAGTGATGTTTATGAAAATTATATAGCTTGGGCTAAACAGTTTGATGAAGATATGTATAAATTAGTTACAGAAAATGAAACTATGACAAAAGAAATGTTTAACATAGATAAAGAAGGTCCAAAGCCAAGAAAAGACTTTGCTAAATGGGATGAAGTAAAAGATAAGGTATTCTATTTCTTCGATGAATTATTCGTTAAAGAAACAGTCGAACAAATAGAATTACCAAAAGGAGTTACATTAGAATCATCTAAGGCTGTTGTAGAAACTTATAAAAATGAATTTAACTTTAATGTGGAAAGCCAAGAAGCTTGGTTTGATGATTTAAAAGAAATCGGACTTAGACTTGGATATTGCGCTAATAGAAAAGACTTCAAAGCAAATCCAGATCAATATAAAGGGATGATTTCTGATGTTGCAGGAGCAGTTAGAGCTGCTTTAACTCATAGAACTAATTCACCTGATATTTATACTATTATGCAAATAATCGGTGAAGAAAATACTAGAAGCAGATTTGATAAATTTTTAAGTTTATAA
- a CDS encoding DODA-type extradiol aromatic ring-opening family dioxygenase, with protein sequence MIKPLFLAHGSPMMAIEESEYTKFLNKLGNSIKPKAIVVFTAHWDSKVLTISASDSIYNTIYDFYGFPKELYEIKYPAKGSNIIASEIEEKLINQGIKVQKDLTRGLDHGAWTLLKHLYPKADIPIVQISISSNLSIENQIKIGNALKSLGNEDILVIGSGNTVHNLRLVDFDKTTTDSWSEKFDDWLIDKIKLNDLNSLFNYRELAPNASLAVPTAEHFVPLFIALGSSINLTPKVIFRDYQLGNLSYLCFEF encoded by the coding sequence ATGATTAAACCTTTATTTTTAGCTCATGGTTCTCCAATGATGGCCATTGAAGAAAGTGAGTATACTAAATTTTTAAATAAACTTGGAAATAGTATTAAGCCAAAGGCTATAGTTGTATTTACAGCTCATTGGGATAGCAAGGTACTTACTATATCAGCTTCTGATTCTATATATAACACTATTTATGATTTTTATGGGTTCCCTAAAGAACTTTATGAAATCAAATATCCTGCAAAAGGTTCTAATATAATTGCATCAGAAATCGAAGAGAAACTAATAAATCAAGGTATTAAAGTACAAAAAGATTTAACTAGAGGATTGGACCACGGAGCTTGGACACTTCTAAAGCATCTTTATCCTAAAGCTGATATACCAATTGTTCAAATTTCTATAAGCTCAAATCTATCTATTGAAAATCAAATTAAAATAGGTAATGCTCTAAAATCTCTTGGCAATGAAGATATTTTAGTTATTGGCAGTGGAAATACAGTTCACAATTTAAGATTAGTTGACTTTGATAAAACAACCACAGATTCTTGGTCAGAAAAATTTGATGACTGGTTAATTGATAAAATAAAACTGAACGATTTAAATTCACTTTTTAATTATAGAGAGCTTGCTCCTAATGCTAGTTTAGCTGTTCCAACAGCGGAACACTTTGTTCCATTATTTATAGCCTTAGGCAGCAGTATAAACTTAACACCTAAAGTCATATTTAGAGATTATCAATTGGGAAATTTAAGTTATCTTTGTTTTGAATTTTAA